The nucleotide sequence CGACTTTAGTATGTGGATCAATAACATACCCCTGACACCAACCCATGTAGGGACCCGCACTATATAAACACTTACTGTGgtacatattctattaaaaagCAAACACCTTTAAGAATCCACGCACTGCTAATGCGCTTTCTATTGTTTGAGTACAAGCAAACTCCCTTGAGAGGCCCCGCACTGCTATTAAACAAACTATGATAAATGCTCATGCACAAACACGCACCCATGAGTGGACCCGGGTAGTTCATTGCCAGTGGATCTTGACCGTTGTCGAAAGCATTGAAGGTGTAGCAGTTGCCATACATGTTGTTGCGAACGTAGGTGAAGTtgctgaaaataaaatttaaggtgACCAATATTGGTTTAATTGGGTTCATGTGATTATTTGAAATAGGTCTAAATACACTAAAAGCAAAAGACATAACGAGTTGATGACAAATTACCTGCTAGCATTATATTTCGGATTGAATGCACCTTGGTGACCTACAGGCATACGCCATCTTGATTTAATGACACTGTGCAtaaattgagcctcgttctgcgaAACCGGAGCTGTATGCATGTGCACCCgcaaaggctaataagggacgacacgtGTCgctttcttagcaaaaatcatgtctaggcggaaagtgtcgtctcttttTAGCCTTTGCAggttgcacatgctaatctgggacgacgcttttcgctcatgcattaagcccagttttcccagatcgagcCTCATTGCTTCATTGGAAATACAAATAgatgatggggggggggggggggtcggacACATGCACTTATTTTACAGATAACCGTTTTTGCCCAAGTGTGTGTGTGGCGCATAGCGACTTACTCCGGCGAGCAGGCCATGCCCTGCCATGTGACTTACTACGGCGAGCAGGCCATGCCCTGCCATGTGACTTACTATGGCGAGCAGGCCATGTCCTGCCATGTGACTTACTCCGGCGAGCAGGCCATGCCCTGCCATGTTACTTACTCCGGCGAGCAGGCAATGCCCTGCCATGTGACTAACTACGACGAGCAAGCCATGCCCTGCCATGTGACTTACTACGGCGAGCAGGCCATGCCCTGTCATGTGACTTAATACAGCGAACAGGCCATGCCCTACCATGTGACTTACTCCGGCGAGCATGTCATGCCCTGCAATGTGACTTACTCCGGTGTGCAGGCCATGCCCTGCCATGTGACTTACTCCGGCGAGCAGGCCATGCCCTGCCAGGTGCACGAGATGATCATGTCCTCGCTCTGGTGTCCGTACGTCCGCAGCTCCTCGCCGCTCATGTTGGCCGCCACGTCCGAGTACGCCAGGATTGCCACGTGACTGTCGTCCATGGAGCGGTAGAAATCCTCTGCCATTTCCGTGTTATTGCGTAGCACGTTCCACTTGTTGAAGTCGTTCTTCTGCATCAGCGACGATATTTCGTTATCGCTCACGTTGCCGTCGCGTGAATTTTCTGAAGAAAAAGAAGAACTCTGGGTACTCAAAAAAGCAATGCAGATAGAACTAGTCTTGTGGTGATTTCACTCACAGTGCCGAAAGTTACATAATCATTGTCAATCTGTTCAGTTTGTTCGAACACAGGCCCATAACTAAATGCGAAAATTTCATATGTCATGCCATACAAATACAAACTCAAGTCTCCACGAAAATGAGAAATTAAGCAAAAGTGAAGTTCGAAAATTACAATACTGAATATTTATTGTAAATCAGCAAATCCATAAATCGTACAGTTTTCATTTAAGTAAGTAATGGTGGTTGAATAAAATCGAATCTTGGCAAATGTTCGGGAGGTTGGTGGGAAGCTTACGCCGTTTTCGCTCCCCTCTATATCACTAATATGTTTAGATACGTAAAGTATGATTTACATATTAACATGTATGAACAAAACAGAAAATGTTGTAACATTAAAAGAAAGAATCCAAATCATTATCAGGTCTACATTTCATGAACAGAGCGCAAAatcatacacatttaaacaagatgtgtatTTTGAAGACGTCTGAGTGATGAGTTTTTACAAAATTCATTGAGTATAAGCGTCGTTGAAAAGGGGAAGTACAAAAAATATAGAAGAGCAGCAAGACACAGACCCAACATACTCAGTACAATACAGAGGCTTTAGTGGAGCTGATATTATTTGTCTTTGAATGCCTGAATGTCTGGGACACAAAAACCTTAGGGTAAATTTCGGGTAAAATAGGAGACTGTAGCCATGTTATTGATTGTGAAAATAGTCGTCTTGTCagtgtgtatttaaatttttaGTTCAGCCATTGACAAAACTAATATTACAACTTCGCGAATGTTGCTCTATAGTACGCGTTTGGTAAAGCTCAGTGAAATTGTACCGGTTTGTGATGAGTTTTATTGATCATAATCAGCTGTCAGGACTAAACACctcgtgcccccccccccccccccacttccTCCCATCATAGTTCCATTAGTAAATCGACGTCTGTGGATAATCTATCGCACCCAGCTGACATGGCAATATCGAGCGACTTTATATGATGTGTCCACAGCGGTATTTACATATCGTCATAGCTATTCAACTGCGTATAATTGGTTTcgaaatgtttaattgaaatatatgATTTGCGACTGAAGCTGAATTATATTCATTAGTTTTATATACAACTCGCTGATTGCTTTGGACAATAATATGGGAAGAGTTGATATCACAAACAAATGAAGCTTTTGTATAAGGCTCCGcttcatttatgttttaattactattactgATAGAATCAATGTTAAGGATCAGATCCTCCCATTAGAAACACGTCGTTCTATTTATTTAGAGACGACTGGGAAACattaatgataacatttttgttGATGTCTAAAAGAGATGATAAGTCAGAAAACTATATAATATTTAGACACTATAATGCCATTTATAACACATTGTGATTTTTCAGGGAGAATGATGGTCCCACAAATGGATGATGGATcgtcatcaatttttttttagacgAACCTTAAAACGCTATATACAATTATGTAAACACGTGATATTTATTGTAACTGACAGATAAACCAATAAATTATTTGCTTCCATTGCTTAGACAGTTGCGCGATGTGTCACAATGATCATTACTGAGCGGTTTTCAACCAAAGACTCAACCAACGGCGTAATTTGTATATCACGCACGTGAGACACTTCTTTCAAAAATAACTGAAATCGGACTGTGTTGACAAATTGTATATTCAATTCCTGCAATTTAGTCGTAATATACTACAATATTATACATTccaaattataaaacaattagCGTATTTAGTTTATGTTAAAAgtgttaaaatgaaaattaaagtgTTTAAGATGTTATCGATTTAAATGGCTTAACGGTCAATGACGCGTTTTTTGCGTTTACAAAAGCCAAATGATAGACACGAATCAGAAGCCAAACAGTTACATGCTTGAAAAATTCTTTCAAATGATGAAACCTGTATCCaactaaatattaaaaatagGTTTATTGCTACCACGACATACTTTACTCAAAGTTATGACGTACACGtagactttatttttttatataaaataagtattctttcTATTATGCTTTTAAACGCCTGGATAAGTCCAGGCGTCTGCTTTCCTACCTCTAAGTTATTGCAAGCGATTGCCCTTGTAGTCTTCATAGGGCATGTCTTCCTAACACCAATCTCGCAAATACGTTCGTACTTGTAGTCGTCATAATGCATACAGTCGTACCTACAAGTTCGCCTATATGGTCGTCCAAGTATAGCCGTCATAGAGCATGTGATTCTTCCTGCAATGAGGGCGCTCTGAAATCTTCATAAAGCATGTCGTCTTACCTGTCATTTCGTTCATGAGATCGTTCTTATAGTCGTCGTAGATCATGTCGTCTTTGCCGAGTGTGAACACCGCGCTCTTCTCCTGGAAAGGACCCATCCACATGTTGTCCTTCTTTAGCGGGTTGATGTTGCAGATGGTGACACTCGGGAACTGCAGTACCGGAACCGCATTCACCTCTATCGACAGCTCCACTGGCCACCTGTCAGCGACACACGGGGAATACATGCTCAGCAATAAAGACATGATAAGCAATGGTTAAATTGGAGGTACCTTCAGctttacttgtacatgtacatgtgtatgtattttaaataagaaatacaTTGAACTATCAATCGGATTTTTACTTAAtgtatgcagtccgcacagggtgatatgggatgacattttccgcttgttttttttttatatatttttcattcaaagggagtactttttttagcaaaaatccaagtTTGTGGGATAATATCGCCCTGATTActctgtgcggactacacaggctgtaCTGGGACGACACATTTTCCACACATGCCTTTAGCCCTGTTCTCTCAGAGGGCGGCTAACATTTGAACGTGTTGCTCTTACCGGAAGTATTTCTGGAAGAGCCACGTGATCTGCAGGGCGAGCATGGCGGTCATGAACACGCACGTGAAGGCCCATATGACGCGCTTCAGGCGGAAGTCTGCCTTGTGGATCTTGGTGAGCGCCGTGAAGCTCGTTTCCTCGCAGAACTCGCTGTAGATCTGGCTCGCTGATTTCCCCATCCATCGTCTCGCAGCGATCTTGCCCGCTGCATCAGCTATCCGAAAAAACAGTCCGCGCTGGATGTGTTGACCATTATGTAGGTAAATCCGAGCATGTTAGTGAGAATAGGGAGTTGAGTGCATGTGCATGTGCATGGTCTGACCAGACGACATAGTCAGCCTGTGTGCCGTGCAAGGTCTGAGACCAGACGACATTGTAAGCCTGTGAACCGTGCAAGGTCTGAGACCAGACGACACTGTCAGCCTGTACGCCGTGCAAGGTCTGATACCAGACGACATTTTCAGCCTGTGACTCGTACAAGGTCTGAGACCAGACCAGACGACAAAGTCAGCCTGTGCGCTGTGAAAGGTCTGAGACCAGACGACATAGTCAGCCTGTGAACCGTGCAAGGTCTGATACCAGACGACATTGTCAGCCTGTGCGCCATGCAAGGTCTGATACCAGACGACATTTTCAGCCTGTGAACCGTGCAAGGTCTGATACCAGAAAACATAGTCAGCCTATGAAACGTGCAAGGTCTGATATCAGACGACACTGTCAGCCTGTGACTCGTACAAGGTTTGAGACCAGACGACATAGTCAGCCTGTGCGCTGTGAAAGGTCTGAGACCAGACGACATTGTCAGCCTGTGCGCTGTGAAAGGTCTGAGACCAGACGACATTGTAAGCCTGTGCGCGTGCAAGGTCTGATACCAGACGACATTTTCAGCCTGTGAACCGTGCAAGGTCTGATACCAGACGACACTGTCAGCCTGTGACTCGTACAAGATTTGAGACCAGACGACATAGTCAGCCTGTGCGCTGTGAAAGGTCTGAGACCAGACGACATTGTCAGCCTGTGCGCTGTGAAAGGTCTGATACCAGACGACACTGTCAGCCTGTGCGCCGTGCAAGGTCTAATACCAGACGACATTAATGTTATGACGACGGATGTCATAAAATGGAATGCAAGCTTCTTTTATTGAAATCGTTCCCTTAACATTTGATTATTCTTTTTTCGAAAATATGCTGCAAcaaatgcattaatttatgacAATTAGTCATACGTACTTGTGCCATTAAGAACCGTTTTATCGGCGGTTATAGCCGCCGAAAACGTCACATTGTACGTTATAATGATTTAATTGAGAACAGCATGCGCTTCGTAAAAACGAGTACATATGTctttacatataaaaaaaaacagatagTATATCCATACATGAATTGCAGTGTTTGGGGAATTAAAAAGCACACATCCCCCAACGGAAATGATTAGCTACTAAAAGTTTTCTCAGGATGGTGTCGCTTAACTTTCATGTGACGTTTTAACATatacaatgaaataaattaaCAGAGTGGAGTGTTTAAATAGAACGTTATTTACATGTTAGGCGTTTTGAACTGGTAGGCTTTTATGATAATacgaaatgaatgaaaactgaaaATATGCTATGTTTTTTGTGAATGGAAGTTTGTTATCAAAAATCCAAATATATAATTCTGATGGAAAAAGAGATCAATGATAGATTATTTGCTGGCggcaaatatatataaattgatatttgCTTGCATCAAACAGCATGATTCTACTTTAATTGAAAACCTTTGATTTgaatatcataaaaaatatcagTAAAAATCTAGATGTTTCTGTAATCTTAAGCATGGTTCGTGATCAGaggaaatatacatttaataattgtATCTCATTACACACGAAATAGAAACTGACACAGTACAGATATTATAACTGTCTTGTTTTGCTGTATTTATTACAACTTAAAGCGAGTTGTGTTCATAGTGTTACTGGTATATTATAAATGATACTCCAAACATCAAATAGTGTTCATGATAAGTcaataaatgttgattttttttcaaacatttttttaatacgcCCGTTAATCCCacgtataaaaaataattttgcagGCTTCGATGTTAAGGCAGAATCATTTAAATGCCTTTATGATTGAGCATCTTTTAAACTTCCATACTGTATCTTACATTAAAGAATTAAAGTTACTGAGATGATATCATAGTATCCATTGAACAATGTAGCATTGTTTAACCTTTATTAAAGTCACATTAATGTGTAAATATCACTAgattaaatgtattcattttcACTTAATTGTGTTGGAAGAAAGCAGTAAACTTTCTTATGCATTTATGTTTGTACAACCAATACTGGTCGTTTATCGTCTATGCGGCGTGCGGGTGTATTTTACCTAATAGACAGGGTTCTGCCTGTGCGATAAACTAAAGCCGTCACGTCTATTCAGCGTCATGCCAAGAGGGGTCACAGTACTCCCAGACATGTGCAAGAACTCATTTTTCTTGCGTTGATTGAACTATACGCAAGAACTACCTAAGAATTAGCGGCATACGGGCAGTTAAGTCTACATTATTTTTTAAGGTAGATACCTTTCGACGTGGCGTCAGAGGCCATCTTATCGAGCAGTGCGTGTATCGACTGCAGCTCCTTTTTTTCACTGGGAGCAGGGTCGGAGGTCTGGGACGTAATCAGCGGCTTCACGCGCACCTGACGCACGGCTGGTTTACCCGCTTTCTTGTCCGGGATGCTCTTTTTGCTCACTGTAACAACATAAGCCCGAATTTGTAAATCTGCACTGATTTCAAAATCCACAAATTCTAGAACCACAATAATAAGAAGgaaaaaactactactactactactacttctactacttctactactactactactactactactactactactactactactactactactactactactactactactactactactactactactactactactactactactactactacttctactactactacttctactacaactactactactactactactactactacttctactactactattactactacttctactactactactgctacttctactactactactactactacttctactacttctactactactacttctactactactactactactgctacttctactactactactactactacttctactactactactactactactactactactactactactactactactactactactactactactactactactactactactactactactactactagactactactactactactactactactactactactacacaactactactactactactactactactactattactactactactctactactactactactactactactactactactactactactactactactactactactactactactactactactactactactactactacgactactactactactactactactactactactactactacgactaagctactactactactactactactactactactactactacgactactactactactactactactacttctactactactactactactactactactactactactacgactactactaataataatataataataagaagaagaataataagaaaacaagactactactactactactactactactacgactactacgagactactactactactactactactactactactactactactactactactactactacgactactactaatactactactactactacgctactaccaccaccaccaccaccaccaccaccaccaccaccaacaacagctactactactactactactactactactactactactactactactactactactactactactactactactctactactactactactactactactactactactgctactacttctaatactactactactactactactactactactacttctactactactactactactactactactacgactactactactactactactactactactactacttctactactaatgctactactactactactactactactactactaatactactacttctactactactactactactactactactactactactactacactactactactactacgactactactactactactacgactaagaataataataataatactactactactactactactactactactactactactactactactactactactactactactactactactactactactactactactactactactactactactactactactacttctactacttctactactactacttctactactactactactactgctacttctactactaccactactactacttctactacttctactactactacttctactactactactactactactactactactactactactactactactactactactactactactactactactactactactactactactactactattactactactactactactactactacttctactactaatgctactactacgactactactactactactactactactactactactactactactactactactactactctactactactactactactactactactactacgactactactactaataagaataataagaataataataataaataataacaagactactactactactacgactactactactacactactactactactactactacgactacgactactactactactactactactactactacgactacttctactactactaccaccaccaccaccaccaccaccaccaccaccaccaccaacaacagctactactactactactactactactactactactactactactactactactactacgacgactactactactactactactactactactactactactactactactactactactactactactactactactactactactactactactactgctactactactactactactactactactactactactactactactactactactactactactactactactactactactactactacttctactactactactacttgtaattactactactaatactactataaTAATTctataataatactactactactactactaattacttACGACTAATGACTACgactactaataataaaataataataataaataataataataaataatattaataatactaatataaataataataaaactactactactaatactactactaatacacagacttactactactactactactacactactactacactactattacacactactactactactacttactactcatactactactaccaccaccaccaccaccaacaccaccaccaccaacaacaacaccactaatactactactactacaactacttctactactaccaggTCATCGTCAGGCTTGTTGAACATAGAATTTAAACTGTTTCTCACGGTAAATTTTTCCAAAAATATAACGTGTTCAGATGTTTGAAATATCTTCATTAGTAAAGTAGGTTTATGCCAGAAATGTATGAGTAAAATGGTTGTACATGTCAGATAAAACACcatattttgaaatgaaatagCAATGTAGTTTACGTCATGGTAATTAAGTATTTACAGTAAAGCTGTAGCATTTTAACAAGATCTTCAGAGGGTATTACAGCTAATTATTTTCTGTTTCCTACAGGGCCTGATGACAACGTCTACACATTTATCATGCACAGTCGTCCTGAAATGGTAATGATTCACCGTTGTTGCAATAGCCTCAATTACGTTGTGCCTTAAACAATCAAATTGATTTTGTTGCAACAACGACAGAACAAGTTTTAGACGCATCTTCAAACCTCATATGACCTAAGACAATAACTATCAATGTATCATTGAATGCATAACCCAAACGGGTTTATATTATAATACCCGACTTTTTACCTTGCGTCGTTAAGTACTTTTGATGTGTTAACTCTTTGAAATATACGAGCTCTTGCAACCGGAaacatttttctccattttgctTCCCTAACATCGTCTGTTTGCGTGTGTTTCAAGGCTTAACGTCCATGATACTGATGCAGTCGTTCAtgtcaaatattgattttatCCCCTTGCATGTTCCTTTGAATGTACTTAGCTTCTACGATAGTATGCTGGCCATTTTGAACTTTTCAAAAAACTCAACTTTGGCAAAGCAATGGAACTTTGTAAGAAGGACAGGATTTTTCTATATTTCCTGCATTCTCAGTGACTAAAATTGGT is from Dreissena polymorpha isolate Duluth1 chromosome 14, UMN_Dpol_1.0, whole genome shotgun sequence and encodes:
- the LOC127857285 gene encoding amiloride-sensitive sodium channel subunit beta-2-like; this translates as MPPVAVVSKKSIPDKKAGKPAVRQVRVKPLITSQTSDPAPSEKKELQSIHALLDKMASDATSKADAAGKIAARRWMGKSASQIYSEFCEETSFTALTKIHKADFRLKRVIWAFTCVFMTAMLALQITWLFQKYFRWPVELSIEVNAVPVLQFPSVTICNINPLKKDNMWMGPFQEKSAVFTLGKDDMIYDDYKNDLMNEMTENSRDGNVSDNEISSLMQKNDFNKWNVLRNNTEMAEDFYRSMDDSHVAILAYSDVAANMSGEELRTYGHQSEDMIISCTWQGMACSPDNFTYVRNNMYGNCYTFNAFDNGQDPLAMNYPGPLMGLTLELNIEQGQYVPALAQDAGVKIVIHERGTYPIPEDAGLSLPPGMKTSIGLDKTEYKRLPPPHADCGTSGQGVVDMYARDFGTAYTKETCLKSCIQAALLEQCACATSIFYVPPGEKVCSMSGNDSTCVSTVTEAVVESCNGRCPTPCDDTVYSLITSMSQWPSENYEDYLDCKISKTSSYFMDKEQRQDSDTTLLKVDVFYTRLMLKKVEQKKAYESENLISDIGGQLGLWLGLSAITFGELIDLCVSLARAVLDKFCDRKLHEEEKQGSESDIA